The following are encoded together in the Pseudodesulfovibrio indicus genome:
- a CDS encoding HD domain-containing protein, which produces MEPIERHCLEWLLAFAREHRDRTGGELRGLIQRKITHTMRVLAHARRILDELQPAPELRRAAEIAAILHDTARFPQLERRATFDDHAGYNHAVEGARILAGTDLLAPLGEKWRAVVLTAVRLHNLGVLPDDLTGEERTVTELLRDADKLDAIRNNLRHMDPKTLHGKALKSGLTWHETEVSPEVVRLTLDRQLIPFQSIKWSNDFILFLCNWLHDLHFPYPYRHLDRTGRFEELLGWLPDSGPFPEIKALLRADLARAARG; this is translated from the coding sequence ATGGAACCGATTGAACGACACTGCCTCGAATGGCTGCTGGCCTTTGCCCGCGAACACCGCGACCGGACCGGCGGCGAGCTGCGCGGCCTCATCCAGCGCAAGATCACCCACACCATGCGCGTGCTGGCCCACGCCCGGCGCATCCTCGACGAGCTGCAACCGGCCCCCGAGCTGCGGCGCGCCGCCGAGATCGCGGCCATCCTGCACGACACGGCCCGCTTCCCGCAGCTGGAGCGCAGGGCGACCTTCGACGACCATGCCGGGTACAACCACGCCGTGGAGGGCGCGCGCATCCTGGCCGGGACCGACCTGCTGGCCCCGCTGGGCGAGAAGTGGCGCGCAGTGGTGCTGACCGCGGTCAGGCTGCACAACCTCGGCGTCCTGCCCGACGACCTGACCGGGGAGGAGCGGACCGTGACCGAACTGTTGCGCGACGCGGACAAGCTCGACGCCATCCGCAACAACCTGCGCCACATGGACCCCAAGACCCTGCACGGCAAGGCGCTCAAGAGCGGGCTGACCTGGCACGAGACCGAGGTCTCCCCGGAGGTGGTCCGGCTGACCCTGGACCGGCAGCTCATCCCGTTCCAGTCCATCAAGTGGTCCAATGATTTCATCCTGTTCCTGTGCAACTGGCTCCACGACCTGCACTTCCCCTATCCCTACCGGCACCTGGACCGGACCGGCCGGTTCGAGGAGCTGCTCGGCTGGCTGCCGGACAGCGGCCCGTTCCCGGAGATCAAGGCGCTGCTGCGCGCGGACCTTGCGCGGGCCGCGCGGGGTTGA
- the phnF gene encoding phosphonate metabolism transcriptional regulator PhnF has translation MLTRGTGVALWRQIHDRLEREIASGRYGPGDRLPSESRLSAEYGVNRHTIRRALSGLEEDGLIRVEQGRGSFVREPVIHYPVSRRTRFSENLSRQRREPGNVLLLAVEAEADPRVAEALAIEPGDVVARITSAGEADGRRISYSTSFFPRTLFPGMVRAYREFGSVTRALKHFGVADYSRKRTRIIARMPTTEEAEELRQPRTRPVLVTESVNVDGAGVPVEFGVCLFASDWVQILVEP, from the coding sequence ATGCTCACGCGGGGAACCGGGGTCGCCCTGTGGCGACAGATCCACGACAGGCTGGAACGGGAGATCGCGTCCGGGCGCTACGGCCCCGGCGACCGGTTGCCGTCCGAAAGCAGGCTGTCCGCCGAGTACGGCGTGAACCGCCACACCATCCGCCGCGCCCTGTCCGGGCTGGAGGAGGACGGGCTGATCCGCGTGGAGCAGGGACGCGGCTCCTTCGTGCGCGAGCCGGTCATCCACTATCCGGTGTCCCGGCGCACCCGGTTCAGCGAGAACCTGTCCCGCCAGCGCCGCGAGCCGGGCAACGTCCTGCTCCTGGCCGTGGAGGCGGAGGCGGACCCGCGCGTGGCCGAGGCCCTGGCCATCGAGCCGGGCGACGTGGTGGCCCGGATCACCAGCGCGGGCGAGGCGGACGGGCGGCGCATCAGCTACTCCACTTCCTTTTTCCCCCGCACCCTGTTTCCGGGCATGGTCCGCGCCTACCGCGAATTCGGCTCCGTGACCCGCGCGCTCAAGCACTTCGGGGTGGCGGACTACTCCCGAAAGCGGACCCGGATCATCGCCCGCATGCCCACCACCGAGGAGGCCGAGGAGCTTCGCCAGCCCAGGACCCGCCCGGTGCTGGTCACCGAGAGCGTCAATGTCGACGGAGCGGGCGTCCCGGTGGAGTTCGGGGTCTGCCTGTTCGCCAGCGACTGGGTGCAAATTCTGGTGGAGCCTTGA
- a CDS encoding YigZ family protein, translated as MADRYPIPASFHRVEETIKRSRFITSLGHAPDLESARAFVAAVKEEFPDATHNCWAFNAGPPGDTAFVGLSDDGEPSGTAGKPMLTALLHSGVGEIAAVVTRYFGGTKLGTGGLVRAYTSMVNLGLETLPTRDMVITVRRALSIPYPAVTLFKRMLPEFEAEVAEETFAEDAGFLVELPEERASAFADAVTQLTDGRAVIREK; from the coding sequence ATGGCCGACCGATACCCCATCCCCGCGAGCTTCCACCGGGTGGAAGAGACCATCAAGCGCAGCCGGTTCATCACCTCGCTGGGGCACGCCCCGGACCTGGAATCCGCCCGCGCCTTCGTGGCCGCCGTCAAAGAGGAATTTCCCGACGCCACCCACAACTGCTGGGCCTTCAACGCGGGGCCGCCTGGCGATACCGCGTTCGTGGGGCTGAGCGACGACGGCGAGCCGAGCGGCACCGCCGGCAAGCCCATGCTGACCGCACTGCTCCACTCCGGGGTGGGCGAGATCGCGGCGGTGGTCACCCGCTATTTCGGCGGCACCAAGCTCGGCACCGGCGGGCTGGTCCGCGCCTACACCTCCATGGTCAACCTCGGCCTGGAGACCCTGCCGACCAGGGACATGGTGATCACCGTGCGGCGCGCCCTGTCCATCCCCTATCCCGCCGTGACCCTGTTCAAACGGATGCTCCCGGAGTTCGAGGCCGAGGTGGCGGAGGAGACCTTTGCCGAGGACGCCGGTTTTCTGGTGGAGCTGCCCGAGGAGCGGGCCTCGGCATTCGCCGACGCCGTGACCCAGCTCACGGACGGACGGGCCGTTATCCGCGAAAAATGA
- a CDS encoding DUF2959 domain-containing protein: MKPFVLALSALSLLFTLGCSKAYYSTMESMGYDKREILSDRVEKARMSQEEAKEEFASALEQFKSVVDFDGGKLQEVYEKLDAEYEDCKDQADEVKSRIDSVEDVAEALFDEWSDEIKLYSSDKLRRSSQQKLTATKSRYNGLIRAMRNAEKKMYPVLEAFEDQVLYLKHNLNAKAIAALEGELSSIRTDVDSLIKEMDKSIAEADAFIKTLE, from the coding sequence ATGAAACCGTTTGTCCTGGCCCTGTCCGCCCTTTCCCTCCTCTTCACCCTCGGCTGCTCCAAGGCCTACTATTCCACCATGGAGTCCATGGGTTACGACAAGCGTGAAATCCTGTCCGACCGCGTGGAAAAGGCGCGCATGTCCCAGGAGGAGGCCAAGGAAGAATTCGCCTCGGCCCTGGAACAGTTCAAGTCCGTGGTCGATTTCGACGGCGGCAAGCTTCAGGAAGTCTACGAGAAGCTCGACGCCGAGTACGAGGACTGCAAGGACCAGGCGGACGAAGTGAAGAGCCGCATCGACTCCGTGGAGGACGTGGCCGAAGCCCTGTTCGACGAGTGGAGCGACGAGATCAAGCTCTACTCCAGCGACAAGCTGCGCCGCTCCAGCCAGCAGAAACTGACCGCCACCAAGAGCCGCTACAACGGTCTGATCAGGGCCATGCGCAACGCCGAGAAGAAGATGTACCCCGTGCTCGAGGCGTTCGAGGACCAGGTCCTCTACCTCAAGCACAACCTCAACGCCAAGGCCATCGCCGCACTCGAAGGCGAGCTGTCCTCCATCCGCACCGACGTGGACTCCCTCATCAAGGAGATGGACAAATCCATCGCCGAGGCCGACGCCTTCATCAAGACCCTGGAATAA
- a CDS encoding LysE/ArgO family amino acid transporter encodes MTPFIQGYAMGGGLIVAIGAQNAFVLAQGVRRNHHLAVAALCILCDGLLIGLGVTGVGTMVAANPTLGMIAAWGGAAFLSWYGLTALLAAMRGGSLTARNGTERDLRKTLILTLAVTLLNPHVYLDTVVLMGSVSGQFQGELRYLFGLGAFAASATWFLALSLGGQALAPLFSRDVTWRVLDGAVCLTMWSIAASLIHRTLTA; translated from the coding sequence ATGACACCATTCATTCAGGGATACGCCATGGGCGGCGGGCTGATCGTGGCCATCGGTGCGCAGAACGCGTTCGTGCTGGCCCAGGGCGTGCGGCGCAACCATCATCTGGCCGTGGCCGCGTTGTGCATCCTGTGCGACGGACTGCTGATCGGGCTGGGCGTGACGGGCGTGGGGACCATGGTCGCGGCGAACCCGACGCTGGGGATGATCGCGGCCTGGGGCGGGGCGGCCTTCCTGAGCTGGTACGGGCTGACCGCGCTGCTGGCGGCCATGCGCGGCGGGTCGCTCACGGCCCGCAACGGGACGGAGCGGGACCTGCGCAAGACCCTGATCCTGACCCTGGCCGTGACCCTGCTCAACCCGCACGTGTATCTGGACACCGTGGTCCTCATGGGCTCGGTCTCGGGCCAGTTCCAGGGCGAACTGCGCTACCTGTTCGGGCTGGGCGCGTTCGCGGCCTCCGCCACCTGGTTCCTGGCCCTGAGCCTGGGCGGCCAGGCCCTGGCCCCGCTGTTTTCCCGCGACGTCACCTGGCGCGTCCTGGACGGCGCGGTCTGCCTGACCATGTGGTCCATCGCCGCGTCCCTGATCCACCGCACCCTGACCGCCTAG
- a CDS encoding acetyltransferase produces MHTDESNDLRLGETPLVHPSADIRDSVLGRYTEVQENCALLESSLGDYAYLSPGCDVAYADIGKFASVAAQVRIGPTNHPMWRASQHHFTYRSARYGFGPDDPGLFEWRRTQRTVVGCDVWLGHAAIALPGVTVGHGAVVGAGAVVSRDVEPYAIVGGVPARPIRYRFPAPVRERLLRLAWWDWPHHRLRRALPDFRDLDIEAFLNKYEGAGQ; encoded by the coding sequence ATGCACACGGACGAATCCAACGACCTGCGCCTGGGGGAGACGCCCCTGGTCCACCCCTCCGCCGACATCCGCGACTCCGTCCTGGGACGCTACACCGAGGTCCAGGAGAACTGCGCCCTGCTGGAGTCCTCCCTGGGCGACTACGCCTACCTCTCCCCCGGCTGCGACGTGGCCTACGCGGACATCGGCAAGTTCGCGTCCGTGGCCGCGCAGGTCCGCATCGGGCCGACCAACCATCCCATGTGGCGCGCCTCCCAGCACCATTTCACCTACCGCAGCGCGCGGTACGGGTTCGGGCCGGACGATCCGGGGCTGTTCGAATGGCGGCGCACCCAGCGGACCGTCGTCGGCTGCGACGTCTGGCTCGGCCACGCGGCCATCGCCCTGCCGGGCGTGACCGTGGGCCACGGCGCGGTGGTCGGGGCCGGGGCCGTGGTCAGCAGGGACGTGGAGCCGTACGCCATAGTGGGCGGGGTTCCGGCCAGGCCGATCCGGTACCGGTTCCCGGCCCCGGTGCGCGAGCGGTTGCTGCGCCTGGCCTGGTGGGACTGGCCTCACCATCGCCTGCGCCGGGCGCTGCCGGACTTCCGCGACCTGGATATCGAAGCTTTCCTGAACAAGTACGAGGGGGCCGGGCAATGA
- a CDS encoding DUF1045 domain-containing protein, protein MSLGRYGVYYAPPRWSDFERFGTAWLGRDAETGEPVTQPDLPGLGRDVLRELTVEPRRYGFHGTLMAPFEPAEGIGEATVLERLDRLAATLAPLHMEPLAVRAIGSFLALVPAYQDGPAELAEAVLRAMHPLRAPVTEADRARRRANGLTPAQDRLLERWGYPYVLGEFRFHITLTGRVADPGLRERIAGLARCHAATVTGRPHPVRELCLFHQPDRETSFRLIHRARLGNTSETS, encoded by the coding sequence ATGAGCCTCGGACGGTACGGCGTGTATTACGCGCCCCCGCGCTGGAGCGATTTCGAGCGGTTCGGCACGGCCTGGCTCGGGCGCGACGCCGAGACCGGCGAACCGGTGACCCAGCCCGACCTGCCCGGTCTGGGCCGCGACGTGCTGCGCGAACTGACCGTGGAGCCGCGCAGATACGGATTTCACGGGACCCTGATGGCCCCGTTCGAGCCTGCGGAGGGGATCGGCGAGGCCACTGTCCTCGAACGGCTGGACCGGTTGGCCGCCACCCTTGCCCCGCTGCACATGGAACCCCTCGCCGTACGGGCCATAGGCTCGTTCCTGGCCCTGGTCCCGGCCTACCAGGACGGCCCGGCGGAGCTGGCCGAAGCGGTCCTGCGGGCCATGCACCCCCTGCGCGCGCCGGTCACGGAGGCGGACAGGGCGCGCCGCCGCGCCAACGGGCTGACCCCGGCCCAGGACCGGCTGCTGGAGCGATGGGGCTACCCCTACGTGCTCGGCGAATTCCGCTTCCACATCACCCTGACCGGCAGGGTGGCCGACCCCGGCCTGCGCGAGCGTATCGCGGGGCTGGCCCGCTGCCATGCGGCCACGGTCACCGGGCGGCCCCATCCGGTGCGCGAACTCTGCCTCTTTCACCAGCCGGACCGGGAGACCTCGTTCCGGCTCATACACCGGGCCAGGCTCGGCAACACATCGGAGACCTCATGA
- the phnG gene encoding phosphonate C-P lyase system protein PhnG, with product MKPDSDMTAPKDGQTEARKYWMGILARAETDRLETAYQSLDPRPEYLHLRPPEIGMAMVRARAEARGERFNLGEMTLSRCSVRLAGGGVGHGYVAGRDRRHAELAALFDALLQDPQNGPALYRSVIDPIARELARSRAERAAKTAATRVNFFTMVRGED from the coding sequence ATGAAACCCGATAGTGACATGACGGCCCCCAAGGACGGGCAAACCGAGGCCAGAAAGTACTGGATGGGGATTCTCGCCCGCGCCGAGACCGACCGGCTGGAGACGGCCTACCAATCGCTCGACCCCCGTCCCGAGTACCTGCACCTGCGCCCGCCCGAGATCGGCATGGCCATGGTCCGCGCCAGGGCCGAGGCCAGGGGCGAGCGGTTCAACCTCGGCGAGATGACCCTGTCGCGCTGCTCCGTCCGGTTGGCGGGGGGCGGCGTGGGCCACGGGTACGTGGCCGGTCGCGACCGGCGGCACGCCGAACTGGCGGCCCTGTTCGACGCCCTGCTCCAGGACCCGCAGAACGGTCCCGCCCTGTACCGATCCGTCATCGACCCGATCGCCCGCGAGCTGGCCCGGAGCCGGGCCGAGCGGGCGGCCAAAACCGCAGCCACCAGGGTGAACTTCTTCACCATGGTCCGCGGCGAAGACTAG
- the phnH gene encoding phosphonate C-P lyase system protein PhnH produces MQGHAMDTARDPRDPAHDNQRIFRAILLTMSHPGTVTVLGNWPKPPKGLHPAAAAVCLALVDMDTPLWTGAAAPLDIQTYLRFHCGCAIARKPVNAAFGLVLDGFELPDLDAFNPGDLEYPDRSATLIIQVRSMDVGRGIRLSGPGIQGETRLHVDGLNADFWLALQRNGRRFPLGYDVILATKTEIVSLPRTVRVGI; encoded by the coding sequence ATGCAAGGACACGCAATGGACACGGCCAGGGACCCCAGGGACCCGGCCCACGACAACCAGCGGATCTTCCGCGCCATCCTGCTGACCATGTCGCACCCCGGCACGGTCACGGTGCTCGGCAACTGGCCCAAGCCGCCCAAGGGGCTGCACCCGGCCGCCGCCGCGGTCTGCCTCGCCCTGGTGGACATGGACACGCCGCTGTGGACGGGCGCGGCCGCGCCCCTGGATATCCAGACCTATCTCCGCTTCCACTGCGGGTGCGCCATTGCCCGCAAGCCCGTGAACGCGGCCTTCGGCCTGGTCCTGGACGGGTTCGAACTGCCCGACCTGGACGCGTTCAACCCCGGCGACCTCGAATACCCGGACCGGTCCGCCACCCTGATCATCCAGGTGCGGTCCATGGACGTGGGACGGGGCATCCGGCTGAGCGGGCCGGGCATCCAGGGCGAGACCAGGCTCCACGTGGACGGGCTGAACGCCGATTTCTGGCTGGCCCTGCAACGCAACGGCCGGCGGTTCCCGCTCGGCTATGACGTCATTCTGGCAACCAAAACGGAGATCGTCTCGCTGCCGCGGACGGTCCGGGTGGGGATATAA
- the phnN gene encoding phosphonate metabolism protein/1,5-bisphosphokinase (PRPP-forming) PhnN, producing MTPGTLIYVIGPSGCGKDSLMNYARSRCPGGEAAFAHRYITRAADAGGENHVALLPDEYQGRLDSGLFALAWDSHGCRYGVGAEIDQWMEAGLNVVVNGSRAYLPEAARRYPGMLPVLVTLDLDILRQRLILRGRETMDEIEARLDRAGAYSVSHPALVRLDNSGELSDGGRRLLELVRRRPARMRRAV from the coding sequence ATGACCCCAGGCACCCTGATCTACGTCATCGGCCCTTCCGGCTGCGGCAAGGACTCGCTCATGAACTACGCGCGCAGCCGCTGCCCCGGCGGCGAGGCCGCCTTCGCCCACCGCTACATCACCCGGGCCGCCGACGCCGGGGGCGAAAACCACGTTGCCCTGCTGCCCGACGAATACCAGGGGCGCCTCGACAGCGGGCTGTTCGCCCTGGCCTGGGACAGCCACGGTTGCCGCTACGGCGTGGGCGCGGAGATCGACCAGTGGATGGAGGCGGGGCTGAACGTGGTGGTCAACGGGTCCAGGGCCTACCTGCCCGAAGCGGCCCGCCGCTACCCCGGCATGCTCCCGGTGCTGGTCACCCTGGACCTCGACATCCTGCGCCAGCGGCTCATCCTGCGGGGCCGGGAGACCATGGATGAAATCGAGGCCCGGCTGGACCGCGCCGGGGCGTACTCGGTCTCGCACCCCGCCCTGGTCCGGCTGGACAACAGCGGCGAGCTCTCCGACGGGGGACGCAGGCTCCTGGAACTGGTCCGGCGCAGGCCCGCGCGCATGCGCCGGGCGGTCTGA
- a CDS encoding carbon-phosphorus lyase complex subunit PhnI, whose protein sequence is MYVAVKGGEQAIDNAHRLMAEERRGDETVPELTVDQILQQMRLSVDRVMSEGALYDPWLAALAVKQARGDLVEAVFLLRAYRTTLPRLCDTQPIDTTAMEVRRRISATFKDIPGGQVLGPTFDYTHRLLDFALAAEGSPEPAAVADLADGDGNERPGMARVMDLLAGEGLVDRPEDDPGADVGDITKDPMLYPASRDVRLQNLARGDEGFLLALGYSSQRGFGDNHPFAGEIRMGEVAVSVIPDEVGFEIEIGDITVSECEMVTSFKGSKDELPRFTRGYGLSFGYNERKVMAMSLVDRSLQARELGEEITAPSQDEEFVLSHSDNVEAQGFVQHLKLPHYVDFQADLVMVRAMREEILARAGDDKTETEEAA, encoded by the coding sequence GTGTACGTAGCCGTCAAGGGTGGCGAACAGGCCATCGACAACGCCCACCGGCTCATGGCCGAGGAGCGGCGGGGCGACGAGACCGTCCCGGAACTGACCGTGGATCAGATTCTTCAACAGATGCGGCTGTCCGTGGACCGGGTCATGAGCGAGGGCGCGCTGTACGACCCCTGGCTCGCGGCCCTGGCCGTGAAGCAGGCGCGCGGCGACCTGGTGGAGGCGGTCTTCCTGCTCCGGGCCTACCGGACCACCCTGCCCCGGCTCTGCGACACCCAGCCCATCGACACCACGGCCATGGAGGTTCGTCGCCGCATCTCCGCGACCTTCAAGGACATTCCCGGCGGACAGGTGCTGGGACCGACCTTTGACTACACCCATCGGCTCCTGGACTTCGCCCTGGCCGCCGAGGGGAGCCCCGAACCCGCCGCCGTGGCCGACCTCGCGGATGGCGACGGGAACGAGCGCCCAGGCATGGCGCGGGTCATGGACCTGCTGGCCGGGGAAGGGCTGGTGGACCGGCCGGAGGACGACCCCGGCGCGGACGTGGGCGACATCACCAAGGACCCCATGCTCTATCCCGCGAGCCGGGACGTGCGCCTCCAGAACCTGGCGCGCGGCGACGAGGGATTCCTGCTGGCGCTGGGCTACTCCTCCCAGCGCGGGTTCGGCGACAACCACCCCTTTGCGGGCGAGATCCGCATGGGCGAGGTGGCGGTTTCCGTCATACCGGATGAAGTCGGTTTTGAAATCGAAATAGGCGACATAACCGTCTCCGAATGCGAGATGGTCACCAGCTTCAAGGGGTCCAAGGACGAGCTGCCCCGGTTCACGCGCGGTTACGGCCTGTCCTTCGGCTACAACGAGCGCAAGGTCATGGCCATGTCGCTGGTGGACCGCTCCCTCCAGGCCCGCGAGCTGGGCGAGGAGATCACGGCCCCGTCCCAGGACGAGGAATTCGTGCTCTCCCACAGCGACAATGTGGAGGCCCAGGGGTTCGTCCAGCATCTCAAGTTGCCGCATTACGTGGACTTTCAGGCCGATCTGGTCATGGTCCGGGCCATGCGCGAGGAGATCCTCGCCCGCGCCGGGGACGACAAGACCGAGACCGAGGAGGCCGCATGA
- a CDS encoding cereblon family protein has protein sequence MTVCKTKPIRALREDTGRTPPPGQGSDGNGSGPGTEREGTGDRPETVADEPGGVLVCRGCRTKITSPSLAMAVDGKHRHVFFNPYGLVFELGCFASARNLVAEGVPVAEFTWFPGYRWQPVTCSGCRAQLGWKYLGADSGFFGLILKNLLDARGTWP, from the coding sequence ATGACCGTGTGCAAGACCAAGCCGATCCGCGCCCTGCGCGAAGACACGGGCCGGACCCCGCCGCCGGGCCAAGGCTCGGACGGGAACGGCAGCGGGCCTGGGACGGAACGCGAGGGAACGGGCGACCGGCCGGAAACCGTGGCCGATGAGCCCGGCGGGGTGCTTGTCTGCCGGGGATGCCGGACCAAGATCACCAGCCCCTCCCTGGCCATGGCCGTGGACGGCAAACACCGCCACGTCTTCTTCAACCCCTACGGGCTGGTCTTCGAGCTGGGCTGCTTCGCCTCGGCCAGGAACCTGGTCGCGGAAGGGGTGCCCGTGGCGGAGTTCACCTGGTTTCCGGGGTACCGCTGGCAGCCCGTGACCTGTTCCGGGTGCCGTGCGCAGCTGGGCTGGAAATACCTGGGCGCGGACAGCGGTTTCTTCGGCCTGATCCTCAAGAACCTCCTGGACGCGCGCGGAACCTGGCCCTGA
- a CDS encoding DEAD/DEAH box helicase — protein sequence MTFSNFSLDSRIVAGIKDCGYETPTPIQQQAIPLVLQGHDVMGLAQTGTGKTAAFALPILQRLLTGNKSERAIPRVLVLAPTRELALQILENFRDLGKHARVRSAAVIGGVAMNPQIQAFGHSQVIVACPGRLVRLLSKGAVNLNHIDTLVLDEADRMLDMGFMPDIKRILAKLPARRQNLLFSATMPADIRKLADKILNNPKTVQVANTKPVESVEHRFLNTQGHLKGEVLGKLLKTIDHQSVLIFTRTKHKAKNLARKLAGAGHASTFLQGNMSQNQRQRALDGFRDGKFSIMVATDIAARGIDCDRISHVINFDMPDTVETYTHRIGRTGRAGRSGQAVSLVTSEDKTQVRDIERVMRVKLHQDVI from the coding sequence ATGACTTTTTCCAACTTTTCCCTTGATTCCCGCATCGTCGCCGGAATCAAGGACTGCGGCTATGAAACCCCCACTCCGATCCAGCAGCAGGCCATTCCCCTGGTCCTGCAAGGGCATGACGTCATGGGCCTGGCCCAGACCGGCACCGGCAAGACCGCCGCGTTCGCCCTGCCCATCCTGCAACGGCTGCTGACCGGCAACAAATCCGAGCGGGCCATCCCCCGCGTCCTGGTCCTGGCCCCCACCCGCGAACTCGCCCTCCAGATCCTCGAAAACTTCCGGGACCTGGGCAAGCACGCCCGCGTGCGCTCCGCCGCGGTCATCGGCGGCGTGGCCATGAACCCGCAGATCCAGGCCTTCGGCCACAGCCAGGTGATCGTGGCCTGCCCCGGCCGGTTGGTCCGGCTCCTGAGCAAGGGCGCCGTCAACCTCAACCACATCGACACCCTGGTGCTGGACGAGGCCGACCGCATGCTCGACATGGGCTTCATGCCGGACATCAAGCGCATCCTGGCCAAGCTGCCCGCCCGCAGGCAGAACCTGCTCTTTTCGGCCACCATGCCCGCGGACATCCGCAAGCTCGCCGACAAGATCCTGAACAACCCCAAGACCGTGCAGGTGGCCAACACCAAGCCGGTGGAGAGCGTTGAGCACCGGTTCCTGAACACCCAGGGACACCTCAAGGGCGAGGTCCTGGGCAAGCTGCTCAAGACCATCGACCACCAGAGCGTGCTCATCTTCACCCGCACCAAGCACAAGGCCAAGAACCTGGCCCGCAAGCTCGCGGGCGCGGGCCACGCCTCGACCTTCCTGCAGGGCAACATGAGCCAGAACCAGCGCCAGCGGGCCCTCGACGGCTTCCGCGACGGGAAATTCTCCATCATGGTGGCCACGGACATCGCGGCGCGCGGCATCGACTGCGACCGCATCTCCCACGTCATCAACTTCGACATGCCCGACACCGTGGAGACCTACACCCACCGCATCGGGCGCACCGGCCGCGCCGGGCGCTCCGGCCAGGCCGTCAGCCTGGTGACCAGCGAAGACAAGACCCAGGTGCGCGACATCGAGCGCGTCATGCGCGTCAAGCTGCACCAGGACGTGATCTAG
- a CDS encoding LysR family transcriptional regulator ArgP: MLDYKLVEAFASVLGQGGFEKAARALHLSQGAVSQRVKLLEEQAGCVLLVRSTPPVPTPAGQEMLKHFRQVKRLEADLGQGLGSPGQGFDTLAVGVNADSLATWFFPAVDPFLDAHAVLLDLSVDDQAATLGLLKAGEVLGCVSDRAEPVQGCRAAYLGDMDYRLYATKSYKMKYYRDGKTLEAAEAAPILIFNRKDVMHEVLLGRALGARPELRNGFYLPSSERFAPTIATGRVAGMLPDQQAAPHLERGEFVDLLPGHVFTVRLHWHCWNLDSGRLAGFTEAIVRGARSLLIQRP, from the coding sequence ATGCTCGATTACAAGTTGGTGGAGGCGTTCGCCTCGGTTCTGGGCCAAGGGGGGTTCGAGAAGGCGGCGCGGGCGCTGCATCTCTCCCAGGGGGCCGTGTCCCAGCGGGTCAAGCTGCTGGAGGAGCAGGCCGGGTGCGTGCTGCTGGTCCGCTCCACGCCGCCCGTGCCCACCCCGGCGGGACAGGAGATGCTCAAGCATTTCCGGCAGGTGAAGCGGCTGGAAGCGGACCTTGGCCAAGGGCTCGGCTCCCCCGGCCAGGGGTTCGACACCCTGGCCGTGGGCGTCAACGCCGACTCCCTGGCCACCTGGTTCTTCCCGGCCGTGGACCCCTTCCTGGACGCGCATGCCGTACTCCTCGATCTCAGCGTGGACGACCAGGCCGCCACTCTCGGACTGCTCAAGGCGGGCGAGGTTCTGGGCTGCGTGTCCGACCGCGCCGAACCGGTCCAGGGATGCCGCGCCGCATATCTCGGGGATATGGATTACAGATTGTATGCGACTAAGTCATACAAAATGAAATATTACCGTGACGGCAAGACGTTGGAAGCGGCTGAGGCCGCCCCGATCCTGATCTTCAACCGCAAGGACGTCATGCACGAGGTGTTGCTGGGCCGGGCCCTGGGCGCGAGGCCGGAGCTGCGCAACGGGTTCTACCTGCCGTCTTCGGAGCGGTTCGCGCCGACCATCGCCACCGGGCGGGTGGCGGGCATGCTCCCGGACCAGCAGGCCGCGCCGCACCTCGAACGGGGCGAGTTCGTCGACCTCCTGCCCGGGCACGTCTTCACCGTGCGCTTGCACTGGCATTGCTGGAATCTCGATTCAGGGCGGCTTGCCGGGTTCACCGAAGCCATAGTCAGGGGGGCGCGTTCGCTCCTGATCCAGCGGCCTTAG